A single window of Drosophila suzukii chromosome 3, CBGP_Dsuzu_IsoJpt1.0, whole genome shotgun sequence DNA harbors:
- the Gr68a gene encoding gustatory receptor 68a — protein sequence MKIFQDIRAIAKPSQICALLPLYSGDDEESFRLGRLGRWYGRLVALAILISSLIFGEDVLYASREYRLVASAHGDTEEINRTIETLLCIVSYTMMVLSSVLSASHHCRILRDIAKIDEYLVANGFRENYSCRNLSILVISAAFGVLSVAFYYIHFRSGIGYKKQVILLLVYFLQLLYSTVFALYLRTILMTLAQRIGFLNRRLHTFGLQDSDNVDNWRELSNLIEVLCKFRYITENMNSVTGVALLFYFGFSFYTVTNQSYLAFATLTAGSSSSQREVADTMGLSCAWVLVETITMAVICSACDCLASESNSTVQIMARVYGKSKQFQNLIDKFLTKSIKQDLQFTAYGFFSIDNSTLFKIFSAVTTYLVILIQFKQLEDSKAVNINQV from the coding sequence ATGAAGATCTTCCAGGACATTCGAGCTATAGCCAAGCCCTCGCAGATCTGTGCCCTGCTGCCACTTTATAGCGGGGATGACGAGGAGAGCTTCCGGCTGGGCAGACTGGGTCGTTGGTACGGACGTCTGGTGGCCCTGGCCATACTGATCAGCTCCTTGATCTTCGGCGAGGACGTGCTCTACGCCTCCAGGGAGTACCGATTGGTGGCCAGTGCCCATGGGGACACGGAGGAGATCAACAGGACAATCGAGACGCTTCTCTGCATCGTCAGCTACACGATGATGGTGCTGTCCAGTGTGCTGAGTGCATCCCATCACTGTCGCATCCTGCGGGACATAGCCAAGATCGATGAGTACCTGGTGGCCAATGGTTTCCGGGAGAACTACAGTTGCCGGAACCTGAGTATCCTGGTCATCTCAGCAGCTTTTGGAGTACTCTCTGTAGCTTTCTACTACATCCATTTTCGAAGTGGCATTGGCTACAAGAAGCAGGTCATCCTGCTCCTGGTTTACTTCCTACAGTTGCTCTACTCCACTGTTTTTGCCCTATATCTGAGGACCATTTTAATGACCTTGGCCCAAAGGATTGGATTTCTTAACAGAAGACTTCATACTTTTGGCCTCCAGGATAGTGATAACGTGGATAACTGGCGTGAGCTGAGTAATCTTATAGAGGTGCTCTGCAAATTTCGGTACATCACCGAGAATATGAACTCCGTGACCGGAGTGGCTTTGTTATTCTACTTCGGGTTCTCCTTTTACACGGTCACCAACCAGAGTTACCTGGCCTTTGCCACCCTGACCGCCGGTTCATCGAGTTCCCAGAGGGAAGTGGCCGATACTATGGGCTTATCGTGTGCCTGGGTTCTGGTCGAGACCATCACCATGGCTGTGATCTGCAGCGCATGCGACTGCCTGGCCTCCGAGTCGAACAGTACCGTCCAGATCATGGCTCGGGTCTACGGGAAGAGCAAGCAGTTTCAGAACCTCATCGACAAGTTCCTCACCAAGAGCATCAAACAAGATCTGCAATTCACCGCCTACGGATTCTTCTCCATCGACAACTCGACGCTTTTCAAGATCTTCTCCGCTGTTACCACTTATTTGGTAATCCTGATTCAGTTCAAGCAATTGGAGGACTCCAAGGCGGTTAACATTAACCAGGTATAA